One Malus domestica chromosome 11, GDT2T_hap1 genomic region harbors:
- the LOC103432031 gene encoding bidirectional sugar transporter SWEET2-like: MVFTASNSVLIICKDAAGIAGNIFAFGLFVSPAHTFRRIIRNHATEEFSGLPYIYALLNCLICTWYGSPIVSSDNILVMTVNSVGAVFQLVYITLFIIYAEKSKKVRMLGLLAAVCGLIAIMVFGSLQITDAATRRLVVGLLSCASLISMFASPLFIINLVIQTRSVEFMPFYLSLSTFLMSTSFLLYGIFNFDPFVYVPNGVGTILGIVQLALYFYYKDSSKEDSREPLLVSYE, translated from the exons ATGGTTTTTACAGCTTCAAATTCCGTGCTCATAATCTGCAAAGATGCAGCTGGAATTGCAG GGAACATCTTTGCTTTTGGGCTGTTTGTTTCACCAGC ACACACATTTAGAAGAATAATAAGAAACCATGCCACTGAAGAGTTCTCAGGGCTCCCATACATATATGCCCTTTTGAACTGCTTGATCTGCACGTGGTATGGATCACCTATTGTATCTTCTGATAACATATTGGTTATGACGGTCAATTCAGTTGGTGCGGTGTTTCAATTAGTGTACATAACCCTCTTCATAATATATGCTGAGAAATCAAAAAAG GTGAGGATGCTGGGATTGCTGGCAGCAGTTTGTGGTCTAATTGCAATCATGGTCTTTGGGAGCTTGCAAATTACTGATGCTGCTACGCGCCGGCTAGTTGTTGGACTGCTTAGTTGTGCTTCTTTAATATCAATGTTTGCGTCTCCTTTGTTTATAATT AACTTGGTGATCCAGACACGGAGTGTTGAATTTATGCCATTCTATCTCTCCCTTTCCACCTTCCTAATGAGCacctctttcttgctttatggaatttttaattttgatccCTTCGTTTAT GTCCCAAATGGAGTAggaactattttggggattgtACAATTAGCGTTGTACTTTTATTATAAGGATTCATCTAAAGAGGACTCCAGAGAACCGTTGTTAGTttcatatgaataa
- the LOC103432019 gene encoding uncharacterized protein codes for MQNYCMHLSTYKKSSFFFYLSKYSPYKTIKNLTLFVTAHHIRRRGNSMEALWNLEDKWKLSTQQALLLLVSAAFAVIGLCMAATVLLKKAQRKQEQQLVMSSQREAVVGQPKWSEPNCGWGSIKRALVSSVRWSRRSKWEERRGGSWREMPLPLLDKRVEVEVGWRSHNSDSPVWQRPILMGEKCELPRFSGLILYDERGRPLCDSHKESRNQEKTGGVGRTTLRDLL; via the exons ATGCAGAATTACTGCATGCACCTTTCTACGTATAAGAAATCATCATTCTTTTTCTACCTTTCCAAATATTCCCCATACAAAACCATCAAGAATCTAACTTTGTTTGTTACTGCACACCATATAAGGAGACGAGGGAATTCCATGGAAGCCTTGTGGAATTTAGAAGACAAGTGGAAGCTCTCAACCCAACAAGCACTTCTCCTCTTAGTTTCCGCTGCCTTCGCAGTCATCGGTCTTTGCATGGCAGCGACGGTTTTGCTAAAGAAGGCTCAGAGGAAGCAGGAGCAGCAGCTTGTGATGAGCAGCCAGCGAGAAGCTGTAGTAGGACAACCGAAATGGTCTGAGCCGAATTGTGGTTGGGGGTCGATAAAGAGAGCGTTGGTGAGCTCGGTGCGGTGGAGCAGAAGGAGCAAGTGGGAGGAGAGGCGGGGCGGGAGCTGGAGAGAGATGCCGCTGCCGCTGCTGGACAAAAGGGTTGAGGTTGAAGTGGGGTGGCGGAGCCATAACTCGGACTCTCCTGTGTGGCAGAGACCTATACTTATGGGTGAGAAATGTGAGCTTCCTAGATTCAGTGGGCTTATTCTCTATGATGAAAGAGGTCGGCCTCTGTGCGACTCCCACAAGGAAAGTAGAAACCAG GAAAAGACTGGTGGTGTTGGCAGAACAACTTTGAGGGACTTGCTGTAG
- the LOC103431991 gene encoding protein FLX-like 1 isoform X2, whose amino-acid sequence MSGRNRGPPHTGLPPPVHESPYGRGLGPMPHPALVEEMRESQLGMGPRQRPPHPAIIEEHLAAQHQDIQGLLGDNQRLAATHVALKQELEAAQFELQRMAYHVDSLRADKDVQMRDLYDKSVRLEVDLRGVEAMRNELLQVRADIKELTAARQELSAQAQAMTQDLARMTADLQQAPALRAEIEAMKQELQRARAAIEYEKKGYAENYEHGQIMEKNLTSMARELEKLRAEIANTEKRARAAAAVGNPGYNANYGNPEAGYAGNPYPANYGMNPVHNGAENFPQYTPMPGSSGAYDMQRAQGHR is encoded by the exons ATGTCTGGAAGAAATCGTGGACCACCTCATACTGGATTGCCCCCTCCGGTTCATGAATCCCCATATGGAAGAGGACTTGGGCCGATGCCCCATCCAGCATTAGTCGAGGAAATGAGAGAATCTCAGCTTGGCATGGGTCCCAGACAACGTCCTCCCCACCCTGCAATAATAGAGGAGCATCTTGCGGCTCAACATCAAGATATACAAGGACTTCTAGGTGATAACCAAAGGCTGGCTGCAACCCATGTTGCACTTAAGCAGGAATTGGAGGCTGCCCAATTTGAGTTGCAGCGAATGGCTTACCATGTTGATTCACTGCGGGCAGACAAGGATGTTCAAATGAGAGATTTGTATGACAAGTCTGTTCGTTTGGAAGTGGACCTTCGTGGAGTTGAGGCCATGCGGAATGAACTTCTTCAGGTTCGTGCTGATATCAAGGAGCTCACTGCTGCGAGGCAGGAGCTCTCGGCTCAGGCACAAGCAATGACACAAGATCTGGCTAGAATGACTGCTGATTTGCAACAAGCACCAGCTTTGAGAGCAGAAATTGAAGCAATGAAACAGGAATTGCAACGTGCTAG AGCTGCCATTGAGTATGAAAAGAAAGGATATGCAGAGAATTATGAGCATGGTCAGATCATGGAGAAGAATTTGACATCGATGGCTAGGGAGCTGGAGAAACTTCGTGCAGAAATTGCTAATACTGAGAAGAGAGCACGAGCTGCAGCTGCTGTTGGAAATCCAG GTTATAATGCAAATTATGGCAATCCTGAAGCAGGATATGCAGGAAATCCCTATCCTGCCAACTATGGCATGAATCCT GTACATAATGGTGCTGAAAATTTTCCTCAGTATACTCCTATGCCCGGTTCGTCAGGTGCTTATGACATGCAGCGAGCTCAGGGACACAGATAA
- the LOC103431991 gene encoding protein FLX-like 1 isoform X1, protein MSGRNRGPPHTGLPPPVHESPYGRGLGPMPHPALVEEMRESQLGMGPRQRPPHPAIIEEHLAAQHQDIQGLLGDNQRLAATHVALKQELEAAQFELQRMAYHVDSLRADKDVQMRDLYDKSVRLEVDLRGVEAMRNELLQVRADIKELTAARQELSAQAQAMTQDLARMTADLQQAPALRAEIEAMKQELQRARAAIEYEKKGYAENYEHGQIMEKNLTSMARELEKLRAEIANTEKRARAAAAVGNPAVGYNANYGNPEAGYAGNPYPANYGMNPVHNGAENFPQYTPMPGSSGAYDMQRAQGHR, encoded by the exons ATGTCTGGAAGAAATCGTGGACCACCTCATACTGGATTGCCCCCTCCGGTTCATGAATCCCCATATGGAAGAGGACTTGGGCCGATGCCCCATCCAGCATTAGTCGAGGAAATGAGAGAATCTCAGCTTGGCATGGGTCCCAGACAACGTCCTCCCCACCCTGCAATAATAGAGGAGCATCTTGCGGCTCAACATCAAGATATACAAGGACTTCTAGGTGATAACCAAAGGCTGGCTGCAACCCATGTTGCACTTAAGCAGGAATTGGAGGCTGCCCAATTTGAGTTGCAGCGAATGGCTTACCATGTTGATTCACTGCGGGCAGACAAGGATGTTCAAATGAGAGATTTGTATGACAAGTCTGTTCGTTTGGAAGTGGACCTTCGTGGAGTTGAGGCCATGCGGAATGAACTTCTTCAGGTTCGTGCTGATATCAAGGAGCTCACTGCTGCGAGGCAGGAGCTCTCGGCTCAGGCACAAGCAATGACACAAGATCTGGCTAGAATGACTGCTGATTTGCAACAAGCACCAGCTTTGAGAGCAGAAATTGAAGCAATGAAACAGGAATTGCAACGTGCTAG AGCTGCCATTGAGTATGAAAAGAAAGGATATGCAGAGAATTATGAGCATGGTCAGATCATGGAGAAGAATTTGACATCGATGGCTAGGGAGCTGGAGAAACTTCGTGCAGAAATTGCTAATACTGAGAAGAGAGCACGAGCTGCAGCTGCTGTTGGAAATCCAG CTGTAGGTTATAATGCAAATTATGGCAATCCTGAAGCAGGATATGCAGGAAATCCCTATCCTGCCAACTATGGCATGAATCCT GTACATAATGGTGCTGAAAATTTTCCTCAGTATACTCCTATGCCCGGTTCGTCAGGTGCTTATGACATGCAGCGAGCTCAGGGACACAGATAA
- the LOC103431991 gene encoding protein FLX-like 1 isoform X3 has translation MSGRNRGPPHTGLPPPVHESPYGRGLGPMPHPALVEEMRESQLGMGPRQRPPHPAIIEEHLAAQHQDIQGLLGDNQRLAATHVALKQELEAAQFELQRMAYHVDSLRADKDVQMRDLYDKSVRLEVDLRGVEAMRNELLQVRADIKELTAARQELSAQAQAMTQDLARMTADLQQAPALRAEIEAMKQELQRARAAIEYEKKGYAENYEHGQIMEKNLTSMARELEKLRAEIANTEKRARAAAAVGNPGYAGNPYPANYGMNPVHNGAENFPQYTPMPGSSGAYDMQRAQGHR, from the exons ATGTCTGGAAGAAATCGTGGACCACCTCATACTGGATTGCCCCCTCCGGTTCATGAATCCCCATATGGAAGAGGACTTGGGCCGATGCCCCATCCAGCATTAGTCGAGGAAATGAGAGAATCTCAGCTTGGCATGGGTCCCAGACAACGTCCTCCCCACCCTGCAATAATAGAGGAGCATCTTGCGGCTCAACATCAAGATATACAAGGACTTCTAGGTGATAACCAAAGGCTGGCTGCAACCCATGTTGCACTTAAGCAGGAATTGGAGGCTGCCCAATTTGAGTTGCAGCGAATGGCTTACCATGTTGATTCACTGCGGGCAGACAAGGATGTTCAAATGAGAGATTTGTATGACAAGTCTGTTCGTTTGGAAGTGGACCTTCGTGGAGTTGAGGCCATGCGGAATGAACTTCTTCAGGTTCGTGCTGATATCAAGGAGCTCACTGCTGCGAGGCAGGAGCTCTCGGCTCAGGCACAAGCAATGACACAAGATCTGGCTAGAATGACTGCTGATTTGCAACAAGCACCAGCTTTGAGAGCAGAAATTGAAGCAATGAAACAGGAATTGCAACGTGCTAG AGCTGCCATTGAGTATGAAAAGAAAGGATATGCAGAGAATTATGAGCATGGTCAGATCATGGAGAAGAATTTGACATCGATGGCTAGGGAGCTGGAGAAACTTCGTGCAGAAATTGCTAATACTGAGAAGAGAGCACGAGCTGCAGCTGCTGTTGGAAATCCAG GATATGCAGGAAATCCCTATCCTGCCAACTATGGCATGAATCCT GTACATAATGGTGCTGAAAATTTTCCTCAGTATACTCCTATGCCCGGTTCGTCAGGTGCTTATGACATGCAGCGAGCTCAGGGACACAGATAA